Proteins encoded in a region of the Saccharothrix ecbatanensis genome:
- a CDS encoding DUF3558 domain-containing protein produces MNRALTRIPVVSFAGVALLATACSSPQTGNPSPDPRTETTSTTTSAAAAKDPLAALKPCDLLTAAEIGSLGLTAPGSPEKLGGKELCEWKISGNGGLSAGAEKGVADLNLDKAASSSIDVGKYEAVLVKAPNGAASLCTVAIEVTDSSSLVVIANLTASSTDTAAACERATKAAELIAPKLP; encoded by the coding sequence ATGAATCGCGCACTCACTCGAATCCCGGTGGTCTCGTTCGCCGGTGTCGCCTTGTTGGCGACTGCTTGCTCCAGCCCTCAAACGGGCAACCCGTCGCCAGACCCTCGCACCGAGACCACCAGCACAACCACCAGCGCTGCGGCAGCCAAGGACCCACTAGCCGCCCTCAAGCCTTGTGACCTGCTCACCGCAGCCGAGATCGGCAGTCTTGGCCTAACGGCCCCCGGGAGTCCCGAAAAGCTCGGCGGCAAGGAACTCTGCGAATGGAAGATCAGCGGCAATGGCGGCCTTTCGGCGGGAGCTGAAAAGGGAGTCGCGGACCTCAACCTGGACAAGGCCGCCAGTTCCTCGATCGATGTGGGCAAGTACGAAGCCGTGCTGGTGAAGGCCCCGAATGGGGCCGCCTCTCTGTGCACAGTGGCGATCGAAGTCACCGATTCGTCGAGCTTGGTGGTGATCGCCAACCTCACGGCCAGTTCTACCGACACGGCTGCTGCCTGCGAACGGGCGACTAAGGCTGCCGAGTTGATCGCGCCCAAGCTTCCCTGA
- the ligD gene encoding non-homologous end-joining DNA ligase has translation MAAQAVELNVGERVVRVSNPGKVYFPDRGITKLQVVEYYLAVSEPLLRVLRDRPTTLKRYVDGVTGEAFYQKRLPKGAPEWVETARIKFPSGRPADEVCPTEPAVLAWAANLGTFDFHPWPVRRSDADRPDELRVDLDPQPGTDFRDAVDVAMVLREVLEELGFTGYPKTSGGRGIHVAVRIRPEWDFVDVRHAVIALAREVERRTPDKATTSWWKEERGERVFLDFNQAARDRTIASAWSVRGTPRATVSTPVTWDHLSTVDPDDFDVLTVPKYLTDNGDPHAGLDDEAFGIETLLDWYANDERGEMPYPPDYPKMPGEPMRVQPSRKRNQPHAHG, from the coding sequence GTGGCGGCCCAAGCTGTGGAACTGAACGTAGGCGAGCGTGTGGTCCGGGTGTCGAATCCGGGCAAGGTCTACTTCCCCGACCGCGGGATCACCAAGCTTCAGGTGGTCGAGTACTACCTTGCCGTCTCCGAACCCCTGCTCCGCGTGCTGCGGGACCGGCCGACCACGTTGAAGCGGTACGTCGACGGCGTCACTGGGGAGGCGTTTTACCAGAAGCGGCTGCCCAAGGGGGCGCCTGAGTGGGTCGAGACGGCACGGATCAAGTTTCCGTCCGGGCGGCCGGCGGACGAGGTGTGTCCGACCGAGCCCGCGGTGCTGGCTTGGGCGGCGAACCTGGGCACGTTCGACTTCCACCCGTGGCCCGTGCGGCGCTCTGACGCGGATCGGCCGGACGAGTTGCGCGTCGACCTCGACCCGCAGCCGGGCACGGACTTCCGGGATGCCGTGGACGTCGCCATGGTGCTGCGTGAGGTGTTGGAGGAGTTGGGGTTCACCGGTTACCCGAAGACGTCCGGTGGGCGGGGCATCCACGTGGCCGTGCGGATTCGGCCTGAGTGGGACTTCGTGGACGTTCGGCACGCCGTGATCGCGTTGGCCCGCGAGGTGGAGCGGCGGACGCCGGACAAGGCGACGACGTCGTGGTGGAAAGAGGAACGCGGTGAGCGGGTCTTCCTCGACTTCAACCAGGCCGCCCGGGACCGCACCATCGCGTCCGCCTGGTCCGTCCGCGGCACTCCACGCGCCACCGTGTCGACGCCGGTGACGTGGGACCACCTGTCCACTGTGGACCCGGACGACTTCGACGTGCTCACCGTGCCGAAGTACTTGACGGACAACGGGGATCCGCACGCGGGCCTGGACGACGAGGCGTTCGGCATCGAGACGCTGCTGGACTGGTACGCGAACGACGAGCGAGGCGAGATGCCGTACCCGCCCGACTACCCGAAGATGCCCGGTGAACCGATGCGCGTCCAGCCGTCGCGGAAGCGGAACCAGCCCCACGCTCACGGGTGA
- a CDS encoding glycosyl hydrolase, with protein sequence MRSIRPHLAAAVAALAVAAAIPLALTGTANAVTVGAGSYATTRPAGTVGPSDYNGAPVTPKVTARMAGRPVPTNDWWSSLAFQRYPGNPYSENMYGHPLTFHAAAQGLGVGSPNTPSITPDGRFYEFMHQDDLFVGVSGLNAPRTAVDGWSDWTVSPLWTDGTRTLRTTIGHGSPYVYAEASGGTARVGFNGATTIWSNTGTTLGVTINGRDYALFSPAQWNVVGTAEATSSAAFFSVAALPSRDALSLFQRYAFSFVTDTKVNWSYNAGNAQLTATYTATTTPRQGTQTGTLQALYRHQWINSTDTMTAYRYNSPRGEMRLREGSSFTTRSTFNGVLPALPLSSAADQNRLRAEIDQELNAADPWKGAKDTYWTGKALWRLAALARVANQIGYTAGRDRLLGMVRDRLSDWLTATPGEADKHFVYDSTWGALTGYPASYGTDAELNDHHFHHGYYVLAAAILAQHDQAWAADSRYGGMVKLLVKDANNYDRGETRFPFLRNFDAYAGHGWASGHAGFAHGNNEESSSEGMMFATAAVLFGQATGDTALRDAGIYLHTTQESTIAQYWFDKDDTVFPAAYKHGTVGMVWGAGASYSTWWTANPEEIHGINMLPITGGSLYHADYKADVIQNVNELRANNGGTEVEWKDIITQFLAIADPAQALANYGSGLPPEDGDSRAHAYHWITSLNTYGTPDTSVTANVPTHTVLSKNGARTYVAYNPGATATTVTFSDGQTLNVPASSTAWRGPAGSGVDSGSGGVNPTDPTTTTTTTTTTTTTTTTTAPPVSRDAFGTIQAESYDTHKGVFKETTTDTGGGQNIAGIANGEWTLYRGVDFGTRTGRQFVARVASGAAGGVSGLVEVRLGSSTAAPVGSFAIGNTGGWQSWRTVPANITGVTGKHDVYLTFTSGQPADFVNVNWIQFGS encoded by the coding sequence GTGCGTTCAATCCGCCCACACTTGGCGGCCGCTGTCGCCGCTTTGGCCGTGGCCGCGGCGATACCGCTCGCCCTGACCGGAACGGCCAACGCCGTCACGGTCGGAGCGGGCAGCTACGCCACCACACGCCCGGCCGGCACGGTCGGCCCGTCCGACTACAACGGCGCCCCCGTCACGCCGAAGGTCACCGCCCGGATGGCCGGCCGCCCCGTCCCGACCAACGACTGGTGGTCGTCGCTGGCCTTCCAGCGCTACCCCGGCAACCCGTACTCCGAGAACATGTACGGCCACCCGCTGACCTTCCACGCGGCGGCTCAAGGGCTCGGTGTCGGCTCCCCGAACACCCCGAGCATCACGCCGGACGGCCGGTTCTACGAGTTCATGCACCAGGACGACCTCTTCGTCGGCGTCTCCGGCCTGAACGCGCCGCGCACCGCGGTCGACGGCTGGTCCGACTGGACGGTCAGTCCTCTGTGGACCGACGGGACGCGCACCCTGCGCACGACCATCGGCCACGGCTCGCCGTACGTCTACGCGGAGGCCTCCGGGGGCACGGCCAGGGTCGGCTTCAACGGCGCCACCACGATCTGGAGCAACACCGGCACCACGCTCGGCGTCACGATCAACGGCCGTGACTACGCGCTGTTCTCCCCGGCCCAGTGGAACGTCGTCGGCACCGCCGAGGCCACCTCGTCGGCCGCCTTCTTCTCGGTCGCCGCACTGCCGAGCCGCGACGCGCTGTCCCTGTTCCAGCGCTACGCGTTCTCGTTCGTCACCGACACCAAGGTCAACTGGTCGTACAACGCGGGGAACGCGCAGCTCACCGCCACCTACACGGCCACGACCACGCCCCGTCAGGGCACCCAGACGGGCACGCTCCAGGCCCTCTACCGGCACCAGTGGATCAACTCCACCGACACCATGACCGCCTACCGCTACAACTCGCCGCGCGGTGAGATGCGGCTGCGCGAAGGCTCGTCGTTCACCACCCGCAGCACGTTCAACGGCGTCCTGCCGGCGCTCCCCCTGTCCTCGGCAGCCGACCAGAACCGGCTGCGCGCCGAGATCGACCAGGAGCTGAACGCCGCCGACCCGTGGAAGGGCGCGAAGGACACCTACTGGACCGGCAAGGCGTTGTGGCGTCTCGCGGCACTCGCCCGCGTCGCCAACCAGATCGGCTACACGGCGGGCCGCGACCGGCTGCTGGGCATGGTCCGCGACCGGCTCTCCGACTGGCTCACCGCCACGCCGGGTGAGGCGGACAAGCACTTCGTCTACGACTCCACCTGGGGCGCGCTGACCGGCTACCCCGCCTCGTACGGCACCGACGCCGAGCTGAACGACCACCACTTCCACCACGGCTACTACGTGCTCGCGGCGGCGATCCTGGCCCAGCACGACCAGGCGTGGGCGGCGGACTCCCGTTACGGCGGCATGGTCAAGCTGCTCGTCAAGGACGCCAACAACTACGACCGCGGCGAGACCCGCTTCCCGTTCCTGCGCAACTTCGACGCGTACGCGGGCCACGGCTGGGCGTCCGGCCACGCCGGTTTCGCGCACGGCAACAACGAGGAGTCCTCGTCCGAGGGGATGATGTTCGCCACCGCCGCGGTGCTGTTCGGCCAGGCGACCGGTGACACCGCCCTGCGCGACGCGGGCATCTACCTGCACACCACGCAGGAGTCCACGATCGCCCAGTACTGGTTCGACAAGGACGACACCGTGTTCCCGGCCGCCTACAAGCACGGCACGGTCGGCATGGTGTGGGGCGCGGGCGCCAGCTACAGCACGTGGTGGACGGCGAACCCCGAGGAGATCCACGGCATCAACATGCTGCCGATCACCGGCGGCTCGCTGTACCACGCCGACTACAAGGCCGACGTCATCCAGAACGTCAACGAGCTGCGGGCCAACAACGGCGGCACCGAGGTCGAGTGGAAGGACATCATCACCCAGTTCCTCGCGATCGCCGACCCGGCGCAGGCACTGGCGAACTACGGCAGCGGCCTCCCGCCGGAGGACGGTGACTCACGGGCGCACGCCTACCACTGGATCACGTCGCTCAACACCTACGGCACGCCCGACACGTCCGTCACCGCGAACGTGCCGACGCACACCGTGCTGAGCAAGAACGGCGCCCGCACGTACGTGGCCTACAACCCAGGTGCGACGGCGACCACGGTGACGTTCTCCGACGGGCAGACGCTGAACGTCCCGGCGTCGTCCACCGCGTGGCGCGGTCCGGCCGGCAGCGGCGTGGACTCCGGCTCGGGTGGCGTGAACCCCACCGACCCGACGACGACGACCACCACTACGACTACCACCACCACTACGACGACAACTACGGCTCCGCCGGTCTCCCGTGACGCGTTCGGCACCATCCAGGCCGAGTCCTACGACACGCACAAGGGCGTGTTCAAGGAGACGACCACGGACACCGGCGGCGGCCAGAACATCGCGGGCATCGCCAACGGCGAGTGGACGCTCTACCGGGGCGTCGACTTCGGCACCCGCACCGGGCGGCAGTTCGTCGCACGGGTCGCCAGCGGCGCGGCGGGCGGTGTGAGCGGCCTGGTGGAGGTCCGGCTCGGCAGCTCCACGGCCGCCCCGGTCGGCAGCTTCGCCATCGGCAACACCGGCGGCTGGCAGAGCTGGCGGACGGTGCCGGCCAACATCACCGGCGTGACCGGCAAGCACGACGTCTACCTGACCTTCACCAGCGGCCAGCCGGCCGACTTCGTGAACGTCAACTGGATCCAGTTCGGGTCCTGA